The Tissierellales bacterium nucleotide sequence GGCATTTCATCTATCATCCTCCATTCATAATTGTTTAAAAATTAGGTGGGGTTGAAACCCACAATATGACAGCTTTTTTCTTCCATTTGTTTTCTAAAATATGATCTACTTTAGCTGTAAAATAAAAACACTCACCCTTTTTTAGTTCATAATCTTTTTTGCCATATCTAAGCAATAGTTTGCCAGAAAGCACATAACCAAATTCTTCTCCTTCAAATGGCTCTATTTTTTTGTAGGATTTTTCTGGTTCAATTTCAAGCAAAATCGGTTCCATTTTATTCTTTTGTGCATTACTAATTAACCACTTTATTTTATAATTTTTTTCTTCTTGCTCAAAGATATCATCTTGAGTAAAAACAATCTTATCATCTACTACCGAAAAAAATTCAGTTGGTGTTGTCCCCAAACAATCCAATAAATCTATAAATGTGGAAATTGATGGAGATGTTAAGTTTCTCTCAACTTGTGAAATAAAGCCCTTTGTCAAATCACACCTATTTCCTAACTCCTCTTGAGTCAACATATTCATTTGTCTCAAAGCCTTTAGTTTCTTACCTATATCCACAAATCAGACTCCTTTTCATCCTATTTTTTCAAATTTACACGTGTTTTTGGTTAAAAAAAAGCAAATTTTTACCTCGGTAAAAAACCGAGGTAAAAGACTTTACATACGACTAGCATAAACAAAATTCATATCTCGTCCGTCTTCGTATTCATTTATGAAAGTCTCAATTTTCTCTAATTGTTCATCTGATGCTTTTTTTACATCTGCATCTGAATATATTTTTAACTCTTCAAAAATATATTTGAATAACGGAATATATATGTTTGCATATTCCTCTCCCAAAATCTTATCCAGCTCAGCCTTGAAATATCTTAAATTGTAGATATTTTCCTCTTTTATTTTATCCGCGATCGCTTTCAATTGTTCCATAGTAATTTGCATACGGCACCTCCAAATGTTTATCATAGCAAAACTTTAAGTTTATTCTTACTAAACTTCATGCTTAATTATTATACCATTTCCCCTAAAAAATTCAATACTTCTAGTCGATATTTTTTCCTTTCTTATAAATTTCTTATATTTGCATTCTTTTTGATTCCTTTTTTGAATGCTGTGGTATAATATCGAATAGAAATTATTATGTGCTAGCTAGTAAATTTTGCTATCACAATACTATCTAGATGAAAGGAGGTAGCGCTATGATGACCTTTCCATATTATATAGCATGGCTTGTTCTTGCGGTTATACTAGCGATAATAGAATTGCTTAGCCTAAACCTCACCACTATTTGGTTTGCTTTAGCTGCTTTAATTAGTTTCTTTGTTGCACTAACTGGCTTGAGTACCATGGTTCAAATTGTCGTATTTTTAATAACTTCAATACTTCTACTTATATTTACAAAACCTTTTGTACAAAAATATCTTAAAGTTGGTAGTGAAAAAACAAATATAGACAGCTTAATTGGTAAAGAAGCTCTGGTAAAGGAAGATATCAACAATATCGAAGCTCAGGGTCTCGCATATATAAATGGGCAAACTTGGACTGCAAGAAACATTGTCGATCAAGTAGTCCCAGCTGGTACTATCGTAATTGTAGAAAAAATTGAAGGTGTCAAATTAATAATAAAAGAAAAGGAGTGATTTTAAATGGCAGGTCTTATTTCAACAATTGTACTTATTCTTTTAGTATTAGGTTTAGTAGTATCTAATATAAGAATAGTTCCTCAAGCTAATGCTTTTATCATTGAACGGTTAGGTGGTTACAAAGGTACTTGGAGCGTTGGTCTTCATGTAAAAATTCCTTTTATTGATTCTGTAGCTAATAAAGTTTCTTTAAAGGAACGTGTAGTTGACTTTCCACCTCAACCTGTTATCACAAAAGATAACGTAACAATGCAAATCGACGCTGTAGTCTACTATCAAATTACTGATCCAAAACTTTATACTTATGGCGTTGAACGACCACTAGCTGCTATAGAAAACCTTACAGCTACTACATTAAGGAATATCATTGGTGAATTAGAATTGGATGAAACACTTACATCTAGAGATACTATAAATACTAAAATGCGTAGTATATTAGATGAAGCTACAGATCCATGGGGTATTAAAGTAAACCGTGTAGAACTTAAAAACATAATTCCACCAGCTGAAATTCAAGATGCAATGGAAAGACAAATGAAAGCTGAGCGTGAAAGAAGAGAATCTATACTTAGAGCTGAAGGTGAGAAACGCTCTGCTATCCTTAGAGCTGAAGGTAAAAAAGAATCTGCTATTCTAGAAGCCGAAGCATCTAAAGAAGCTGCTATAAGAGAAGCTGAAGGTCGCGCAGAAGCAATTTTAAAAGTACAAGAAGCAACTGCGACTGGACTAGAAATGATTAAACAAGTAGGTGTAACTCAACCAGTACTGACTTTAAAGAGTTTAGAATCTCTTGAAAAAGTTGCAGATGGACAAGCTACTAAATTAATAATTCCGTCAGAACTTCAAAGCATGGCTGGACTTGCTAGTAGCCTTACTGAAATTCTTAAAAAAGATTAAAGAAGAGAGCCCTTGGCTCTCTTTTATATTGACAAAAAATAATCAACCAATTTATCTCATAAATATCATTTGATATTATCTAATTAATAATATATGATTAATAAGGAATTACAATTTTAAGGTAAAAATAGTTCTTTATTTATATAATATGAGAACTAATTAATGGGAGGAAAATT carries:
- a CDS encoding NfeD family protein, whose protein sequence is MMTFPYYIAWLVLAVILAIIELLSLNLTTIWFALAALISFFVALTGLSTMVQIVVFLITSILLLIFTKPFVQKYLKVGSEKTNIDSLIGKEALVKEDINNIEAQGLAYINGQTWTARNIVDQVVPAGTIVIVEKIEGVKLIIKEKE
- a CDS encoding XRE family transcriptional regulator produces the protein MDIGKKLKALRQMNMLTQEELGNRCDLTKGFISQVERNLTSPSISTFIDLLDCLGTTPTEFFSVVDDKIVFTQDDIFEQEEKNYKIKWLISNAQKNKMEPILLEIEPEKSYKKIEPFEGEEFGYVLSGKLLLRYGKKDYELKKGECFYFTAKVDHILENKWKKKAVILWVSTPPNF
- a CDS encoding SPFH/Band 7/PHB domain protein, encoding MAGLISTIVLILLVLGLVVSNIRIVPQANAFIIERLGGYKGTWSVGLHVKIPFIDSVANKVSLKERVVDFPPQPVITKDNVTMQIDAVVYYQITDPKLYTYGVERPLAAIENLTATTLRNIIGELELDETLTSRDTINTKMRSILDEATDPWGIKVNRVELKNIIPPAEIQDAMERQMKAERERRESILRAEGEKRSAILRAEGKKESAILEAEASKEAAIREAEGRAEAILKVQEATATGLEMIKQVGVTQPVLTLKSLESLEKVADGQATKLIIPSELQSMAGLASSLTEILKKD